In Actinobacillus indolicus, a single genomic region encodes these proteins:
- the thiB gene encoding thiamine ABC transporter substrate binding subunit, which yields MKFNLFALSALTVATSALAQQPTLTVYTYDSFASEWGPASKLETMFEQQCQCDLKFMPFEDGVTMFNRIRLEGNKTKADVMLGIDNFVIPEAEKSGLFVEHHVQNSANNLPLAWQSSTFLPYDFGEYAFIYNKEKVSNPPKSLKELVERQDLKVIYQDPRTSTVGRGLLFWVNQVYGEQAESAWQTLAKHTVTVGKGWSETYGAFLKGESDLVLSYTTSPLYHQWHEQTDKYVAADFAEGHLVQVEVAAMTKTSKQPELARQFLRFLQQPEAQKIISYHNVMKPVVNTDVDPLFKTLPSYKTIDFNQPETEKVRAWLNTWQKAVSH from the coding sequence ATGAAATTCAATCTTTTTGCCCTTTCTGCGTTAACCGTTGCAACTAGCGCTCTTGCCCAACAGCCGACACTCACGGTTTATACCTATGATTCTTTTGCATCAGAATGGGGGCCTGCCAGTAAGTTAGAAACGATGTTTGAGCAACAATGCCAATGTGATTTGAAATTTATGCCTTTTGAAGACGGGGTGACAATGTTTAACCGCATTCGCTTAGAAGGCAATAAAACCAAAGCCGATGTTATGCTCGGTATTGATAATTTTGTCATTCCAGAAGCAGAAAAGTCAGGCTTATTTGTTGAACACCATGTGCAAAATTCTGCTAATAACTTACCGCTTGCATGGCAAAGTAGCACCTTCTTGCCTTACGATTTTGGTGAATATGCCTTCATTTACAACAAAGAAAAAGTCAGCAATCCGCCGAAAAGCTTAAAAGAATTGGTGGAACGCCAAGATTTGAAAGTGATTTATCAAGACCCTCGTACCAGTACCGTCGGTCGTGGTTTACTGTTTTGGGTGAATCAAGTCTATGGCGAACAGGCGGAATCCGCTTGGCAAACCTTAGCTAAACATACGGTTACAGTTGGGAAAGGATGGTCGGAAACCTACGGTGCATTTTTGAAAGGCGAGTCGGATTTGGTATTAAGCTACACTACTTCACCGTTGTATCATCAATGGCATGAACAAACAGATAAATATGTCGCAGCGGATTTTGCCGAAGGGCATTTAGTACAAGTGGAAGTCGCTGCAATGACCAAAACCAGCAAACAACCTGAGCTTGCTCGCCAATTTTTACGCTTTTTGCAACAGCCCGAGGCTCAGAAAATCATCTCTTATCACAATGTGATGAAACCGGTGGTTAATACCGATGTTGATCCCTTATTTAAAACATTGCCGAGTTATAAAACAATAGACTTTAACCAACCTGAGACAGAAAAAGTCAGAGCGTGGTTAAACACGTGGCAAAAAGCGGTAAGTCATTAA